Proteins from a genomic interval of Croceicoccus naphthovorans:
- a CDS encoding TonB-dependent receptor has protein sequence MLKLSYGASVGALAVAIAGPAVAQEAVAPRQGGLNEIVVTATKRTESLQDVAISVNALGEDELDNLGVDTFGDYLDQLPSVTAGASGPGQSTIYIRGLASTTPNLTTAGVAGLAPNVALYLDEQPLAQPGRNLDVYAADLERIEVLGGPQGTLFGASSQAGVVRLITNKPSLSGFAAKAKAETSFTKGGETSYKGELMLNMPVTDRIALRGVVFLDDQGGYIDNVQGTRSMRDSARFREEGTVRYNGVPVSSGRAGFQSSPEDLAYIDSEVTFIEADNARLVEDNFNDTQYAGFRASALFEVNNDWTVTVSHMRQSLESDGVFFADPELDGLDDLEIQRFSDDRLEDDFSNTSWTVEGRIGALELLYTGAYTDRETQQNVGYSDYLFVGQYIPYYMCDTAVAYPGSVDVAPADPTCYAPNLSVSSNSDTTVFTQELRFSTPQDLRVRATVGGFYSDLTLKERNDYFYASEMVRGADGVTRGFAPIYPFTNTEVTGTTGRAFPGYFSDPGPLPEGAGFRNDVKRTDKQWGIFGEASFDIVPDVLTITGGARYYDVEVDLEGAATSAFCKLNSPIFGANAGVPVEDQVNIPGCGGGNLSLLYGPDNEFGNPDKATASGVIFKGTLTFTPTEDLLFYATYSEGFRPGLLNRPGGTQGPGDYVVPYELETDEVTNYEIGWKTELMDRQLRLNGSAFYVDISRLQTSIFDPNIVNLVYSDNAADARIYGVEGDFTVAPYAAPGLTVTGAFSFLDTKITEVLIPTNDVIEGESLAYAPEFQGNLRVRYEWDLSDSLTAHIMPQVNHSGSKYTDIIEINKLKLDSYTTFSMTAGVTADMWSAELFGENLTDTRAEVAGNFNFDVPRITTNRPLTVGLRVKFDY, from the coding sequence GTGTTGAAGTTAAGTTATGGCGCGTCGGTCGGCGCGCTGGCGGTTGCTATTGCCGGTCCGGCGGTCGCGCAGGAAGCCGTCGCACCGCGACAGGGCGGATTGAACGAGATCGTCGTCACCGCGACGAAGCGCACCGAAAGCCTGCAGGACGTGGCGATTTCGGTGAACGCGCTGGGTGAGGATGAACTGGACAACCTCGGCGTCGATACTTTCGGCGATTACCTCGACCAGCTGCCCAGCGTTACCGCCGGTGCCAGCGGCCCGGGGCAGAGCACGATCTATATTCGCGGCCTTGCCTCTACCACGCCGAACCTGACTACCGCCGGCGTCGCGGGCCTTGCGCCCAACGTCGCGCTGTATCTTGACGAACAGCCGCTCGCGCAGCCGGGCCGCAACCTTGATGTCTATGCCGCCGATCTTGAACGGATCGAGGTGCTGGGCGGGCCGCAGGGCACGCTGTTCGGCGCATCGTCGCAGGCCGGCGTCGTTCGCCTGATCACCAACAAGCCCAGCCTGTCGGGCTTTGCCGCAAAGGCCAAGGCCGAAACGTCGTTCACCAAGGGCGGCGAGACGAGTTACAAGGGCGAACTGATGCTCAACATGCCGGTCACTGACCGGATCGCACTGCGCGGCGTCGTCTTTCTCGACGATCAGGGCGGCTATATCGACAATGTGCAAGGCACCCGGTCGATGCGCGACAGCGCGCGTTTCCGCGAAGAAGGCACCGTCCGTTACAACGGCGTGCCGGTCAGCAGTGGCCGCGCGGGATTCCAGTCTTCGCCGGAAGACCTTGCCTATATCGACAGCGAGGTGACCTTTATCGAGGCCGACAACGCGCGTCTGGTCGAAGACAACTTCAACGACACGCAATACGCGGGCTTCCGCGCATCGGCACTGTTTGAAGTCAACAACGACTGGACCGTCACCGTTTCTCATATGCGGCAGAGCCTTGAATCGGACGGCGTGTTCTTTGCCGATCCCGAACTGGACGGGCTGGACGATCTGGAAATCCAGCGCTTTTCGGACGATCGTCTGGAAGACGATTTCTCGAATACCAGCTGGACCGTCGAAGGCCGCATCGGCGCGCTGGAATTGCTGTACACCGGTGCCTATACCGATCGTGAGACGCAGCAGAACGTCGGCTATTCCGACTATCTCTTCGTCGGTCAGTACATTCCGTACTACATGTGCGACACGGCGGTGGCCTATCCGGGTTCGGTCGACGTCGCCCCTGCCGATCCGACTTGCTATGCACCCAACCTGTCGGTCAGTTCGAACAGCGACACGACCGTGTTTACGCAGGAACTGCGCTTCTCCACGCCGCAGGACCTGCGCGTGCGGGCAACGGTTGGCGGGTTCTATTCGGACCTGACGCTGAAAGAACGGAACGACTATTTCTACGCGTCGGAAATGGTGCGCGGCGCCGATGGCGTAACGCGCGGTTTCGCGCCGATCTATCCGTTCACTAACACAGAGGTCACCGGCACGACTGGCCGCGCCTTCCCCGGGTACTTCAGCGATCCCGGCCCGCTGCCCGAAGGGGCAGGCTTTCGCAACGACGTAAAGCGAACCGACAAGCAATGGGGCATCTTCGGCGAAGCTTCGTTCGACATCGTGCCCGACGTGCTGACCATCACCGGCGGCGCGCGGTACTATGACGTAGAGGTCGATCTGGAAGGCGCGGCGACCAGCGCGTTCTGCAAGCTGAATTCGCCGATTTTCGGCGCCAACGCGGGCGTTCCGGTCGAAGACCAGGTCAACATCCCCGGCTGCGGCGGCGGTAACCTGTCGCTGCTCTATGGACCGGACAATGAATTCGGCAATCCCGACAAGGCAACGGCCAGCGGCGTGATCTTCAAGGGCACGCTGACCTTCACGCCGACAGAGGACCTGCTGTTCTACGCGACCTATTCCGAGGGCTTCCGCCCCGGCCTGCTGAACCGCCCAGGCGGCACGCAGGGGCCCGGCGACTATGTCGTGCCTTACGAGCTGGAGACCGACGAAGTCACCAATTACGAAATCGGCTGGAAGACCGAGCTGATGGACCGTCAGCTGCGCCTGAACGGCAGCGCGTTCTATGTCGATATCTCGCGGTTGCAGACCTCGATCTTCGATCCGAACATCGTCAACCTGGTCTATTCGGACAACGCGGCGGATGCCCGTATCTATGGCGTGGAAGGCGACTTTACCGTCGCACCCTATGCCGCACCGGGCCTGACGGTGACGGGTGCATTCTCGTTCCTCGACACCAAGATTACCGAGGTGCTGATCCCGACGAACGACGTGATTGAAGGCGAATCGCTGGCCTATGCGCCGGAGTTTCAGGGCAATCTGCGTGTCCGTTACGAATGGGACCTGTCCGACAGCCTGACCGCGCACATCATGCCGCAGGTGAACCATTCGGGTTCGAAGTACACCGACATCATCGAGATCAACAAGCTGAAGCTGGATAGCTACACGACGTTCTCTATGACGGCGGGCGTTACTGCGGACATGTGGTCGGCGGAACTGTTCGGTGAAAACCTGACCGATACGCGCGCTGAAGTTGCGGGCAACTTCAACTTCGACGTGCCGCGCATCACGACTAACCGCCCGCTGACGGTCGGCCTGCGGGTAAAGTTCGACTACTAA
- a CDS encoding BCCT family transporter → MATQVPGSGTGFNPTVFYGSIGLIAALLSLALVNHEDAEAAFGAIQRFATVNFGWFLILTVNLLLFTCAYIAISRYGTVRLGGKGAKPEFTRPAWFAMLFSAGMGIGLLFYGVAEPVMHFSNPPLSQFSTPNVDTTRQLASNAQHAMGLTYLHWGLHAWAIYVIIALGLGYVAFNRGKTLSIGSFLSELWPAMPKIAIDLVDILAIVATVCGVATSLGFGASQINAGLTFLFGTGDTLTAKMVIIAFVTSLATLSVALGLTKGIKLLSQANMALAIGLALFLLIAGPTVFLLDSFIQNLGYYAQRFIYLSTWTESYTGGKWQIDWTIFYYAWWISWSPFVGIFIARISYGRTIREFILGTLLVPVLFTFLWMTIFGDSALYIELFGEGGIAKAAADSLPNALFAFLQHYPLTSLLSGAAVIIVATFFVTSADSGALVVAMIASGGDHEAGFIPRVTWAIAMGVLAAGLLFVGGLSALQTAAIVTGLPFAIVLLIMAAGTVRLIHRDLYPEGEG, encoded by the coding sequence TTGGCAACGCAAGTACCCGGTTCCGGAACGGGCTTTAATCCGACCGTATTCTATGGCTCGATCGGTTTGATCGCGGCGCTGCTCTCGCTTGCGCTGGTCAATCATGAGGATGCGGAGGCAGCGTTCGGTGCGATTCAGCGGTTCGCCACGGTGAATTTCGGCTGGTTCCTGATCCTTACGGTGAACCTGCTGCTCTTTACCTGCGCCTATATCGCGATCAGCCGTTATGGCACGGTCCGCCTGGGCGGAAAGGGCGCAAAGCCCGAATTCACCCGCCCGGCATGGTTCGCCATGCTGTTCAGCGCGGGGATGGGCATCGGCCTGTTGTTCTATGGCGTGGCCGAACCGGTCATGCATTTCTCCAACCCGCCGCTGTCGCAGTTTTCCACCCCCAACGTCGACACGACCCGCCAACTGGCGAGTAATGCGCAACATGCGATGGGGCTGACGTATTTGCACTGGGGCCTGCACGCCTGGGCAATCTATGTGATTATCGCGCTGGGGCTGGGCTATGTCGCGTTCAATCGCGGCAAGACGCTCAGCATCGGATCCTTCCTTAGCGAGCTTTGGCCCGCCATGCCGAAGATCGCCATCGATCTGGTCGACATCCTTGCCATCGTCGCCACCGTTTGCGGTGTGGCGACATCGCTGGGGTTCGGCGCATCGCAGATCAATGCGGGGCTGACGTTCCTGTTCGGCACCGGCGATACGCTGACCGCCAAGATGGTGATCATCGCCTTCGTGACCAGCCTTGCCACCCTGTCGGTCGCACTGGGCCTGACAAAGGGAATCAAGCTGCTTTCACAGGCAAACATGGCGCTGGCAATCGGGCTGGCCCTGTTCCTGTTGATCGCAGGGCCGACGGTGTTCCTGCTCGATTCCTTTATTCAGAACCTTGGCTATTACGCGCAGCGGTTCATTTATCTTTCGACATGGACCGAAAGCTACACCGGCGGGAAATGGCAGATCGACTGGACGATCTTCTATTACGCGTGGTGGATCAGTTGGTCGCCCTTCGTCGGCATTTTCATCGCGCGCATTTCCTATGGACGCACAATCCGTGAATTCATCCTTGGCACATTACTGGTGCCGGTTCTGTTCACGTTCCTTTGGATGACGATCTTCGGCGACAGCGCGCTGTATATCGAGCTGTTCGGAGAAGGCGGCATTGCCAAGGCGGCGGCGGACAGCTTGCCCAATGCGCTGTTCGCGTTCCTGCAGCATTATCCGCTGACTTCGCTTCTGTCGGGCGCAGCCGTGATTATTGTAGCGACGTTCTTCGTTACTTCGGCCGATAGCGGGGCGCTGGTCGTGGCGATGATCGCATCAGGAGGTGATCACGAGGCGGGATTCATTCCGCGCGTGACGTGGGCTATTGCGATGGGCGTTTTGGCCGCAGGGCTTTTGTTTGTTGGCGGGCTAAGCGCCTTGCAGACGGCGGCCATCGTTACCGGGCTGCCGTTTGCGATCGTGCTGCTGATTATGGCGGCGGGCACGGTGCGGTTGATTCACCGCGACTTGTATCCGGAAGGCGAGGGCTAA
- a CDS encoding MucR family transcriptional regulator, protein MEQDTSPTSETLITLTSDIVAAHVSNNSVDIGDVSSLISSVYSTLSGLGQTVAEEAPPEPAVSVRASIKPDYIVCLEDGKKLKMLKRHLMTHYNMTPEDYRKRWNLPADYPMVAPNYAEKRRELAKKIGLGRKPAATKAAPKKAAAPKKASAPKKAAAPKTAAAPKKTTAKPAAKKAAPRKRAPAKKAAAE, encoded by the coding sequence GTGGAACAAGATACCTCCCCCACTTCCGAAACGCTGATTACGTTGACCTCGGACATCGTTGCTGCGCACGTCAGCAACAATTCGGTCGACATCGGCGATGTATCATCCCTGATCAGCAGTGTTTACAGCACGCTGTCCGGCCTTGGCCAAACGGTGGCCGAAGAAGCGCCGCCCGAACCGGCTGTTTCCGTGCGCGCATCAATAAAGCCGGACTATATCGTTTGTCTTGAAGACGGTAAGAAGCTGAAAATGCTGAAGCGTCACTTGATGACGCATTACAACATGACGCCGGAAGACTATCGCAAGCGCTGGAACCTGCCTGCCGATTATCCGATGGTTGCCCCCAACTACGCGGAAAAGCGTCGTGAACTGGCCAAGAAGATCGGTCTGGGCCGCAAGCCCGCGGCGACCAAGGCAGCACCCAAAAAGGCTGCCGCTCCGAAGAAGGCATCTGCGCCGAAGAAGGCAGCTGCGCCGAAGACAGCAGCGGCCCCTAAGAAGACGACTGCGAAGCCTGCCGCGAAAAAGGCCGCACCGCGCAAGCGCGCGCCTGCTAAGAAAGCCGCCGCCGAATAA
- a CDS encoding SGNH/GDSL hydrolase family protein, producing the protein MQQALEKGELQFDPVTVQISAGFASAFADGVVIPSDDSRVIVLGGRTATPVDSWAQGYLFPQAKTLYAPMFDANGFSNQRRGSLTGIDFVLPGGQSEFEVVTRDSGLASGVFLSVDGAETSTSALDFLAQQTGKRRYTRVVMPPSAQDRRITLRGSAMIYSGLRLPSGEALGSPPAFEGPTAVFIGDSVTEGTGAGHVTRSWGAWMASMLGWHDPILAAVGGTGYLQRLDEKLNFADRPEDVLEAVNGGPPDVAVIAGGINDCGRHEPAALEEAARHYFEVLRDGAPDMVIFVFGPFSSYYGYGEDLTACRDAIFSAANSVSGTYTVDVTGWVTPETRDVIFDGTNNGPHPIPAGHRLYGEYGATKLRQIIQAF; encoded by the coding sequence TTGCAGCAAGCCCTTGAGAAGGGCGAATTGCAGTTCGATCCGGTCACTGTCCAGATCAGCGCCGGGTTCGCAAGCGCCTTTGCCGACGGTGTCGTCATACCCAGCGACGATTCGCGCGTGATCGTCTTGGGCGGGCGGACCGCCACACCCGTCGACAGCTGGGCCCAGGGGTATCTCTTTCCGCAAGCAAAGACCCTGTACGCGCCGATGTTCGACGCCAACGGATTTTCGAACCAGCGGCGCGGATCCCTGACCGGGATCGACTTCGTGTTGCCCGGCGGCCAGTCCGAATTCGAAGTCGTCACCCGCGATTCCGGACTCGCCAGTGGGGTATTTCTTTCTGTCGACGGGGCCGAAACCTCGACAAGCGCTCTGGACTTCCTCGCCCAACAGACGGGAAAGCGGCGATATACCCGCGTGGTCATGCCGCCCTCTGCGCAAGATCGCAGGATTACTCTGCGCGGCAGCGCGATGATCTACAGCGGTCTCAGGCTTCCGTCGGGTGAAGCACTGGGATCACCCCCTGCGTTCGAAGGACCGACCGCAGTCTTTATCGGCGATTCCGTCACGGAAGGTACTGGGGCCGGCCACGTCACCCGATCGTGGGGGGCATGGATGGCCTCCATGCTTGGTTGGCACGATCCCATTCTGGCGGCCGTCGGAGGCACCGGATATTTGCAGCGTCTGGATGAAAAGCTGAATTTTGCCGACCGCCCGGAAGACGTACTGGAGGCCGTGAATGGTGGACCGCCGGATGTCGCCGTAATCGCGGGCGGCATCAACGACTGCGGACGCCATGAACCCGCAGCGCTGGAAGAAGCGGCAAGACACTATTTCGAAGTATTGCGAGATGGTGCGCCCGATATGGTCATTTTCGTCTTCGGTCCGTTCTCCAGTTACTATGGCTATGGCGAAGACCTTACCGCTTGCCGCGATGCGATTTTTTCCGCCGCCAATAGTGTCTCGGGCACTTATACCGTCGATGTAACGGGTTGGGTCACACCGGAAACCCGCGACGTGATTTTCGATGGCACGAACAACGGCCCGCATCCGATTCCGGCCGGTCATAGGCTTTACGGAGAATACGGCGCGACGAAATTACGGCAAATCATTCAAGCGTTCTAA
- the rplO gene encoding 50S ribosomal protein L15, whose amino-acid sequence MKLTDIRDNEGARHRRMRVGRGIGSGKGKTSGRGQKGQKSRSGVAVKGFEGGQMPLHMRLPKRGFNNPFGKDYAQVNLGMIQKFIDAGKLDTKNVIDHEALQAAGLARGGKDGVRLLGKGELTTKASFKVAGVSKGAREAVEKLGGSVETTAPAKAEAAE is encoded by the coding sequence ATGAAACTTACAGATATCCGTGACAACGAAGGTGCCCGCCATCGCCGCATGCGCGTGGGCCGTGGCATCGGTTCGGGCAAGGGCAAGACTTCTGGCCGTGGTCAGAAGGGCCAGAAGAGCCGTTCGGGCGTTGCCGTAAAGGGCTTCGAAGGCGGCCAGATGCCGCTCCACATGCGCCTGCCGAAGCGCGGCTTCAACAACCCGTTCGGCAAGGACTATGCGCAGGTCAACCTGGGCATGATCCAGAAGTTCATCGACGCAGGCAAGCTGGATACCAAGAACGTCATCGACCACGAAGCGCTGCAGGCCGCCGGCCTTGCGCGCGGTGGCAAGGACGGTGTCCGTCTGCTCGGCAAGGGCGAACTGACCACCAAGGCGAGCTTCAAGGTCGCCGGCGTGTCGAAGGGCGCGCGCGAGGCGGTGGAGAAGCTGGGCGGTTCGGTCGAAACGACCGCGCCCGCCAAGGCCGAAGCCGCCGAATAA
- the secY gene encoding preprotein translocase subunit SecY has product MASRADNIASNMSLANFGKATELKQRIWFTLGALIVFRFLSFVPLPGVNPLILQDLYAQTRGGVLDLFNTFSGGSLERMSLIALGIMPYITASIVVQLGAALHPSLAALKKEGESGRKKLNQYTRYGTVGLTAVQGYFLAVGLETFSASSGLHAVVVPGLMFRIGAVISLVGGTMFLLWLGEQITSRGIGNGVSLIIMAGIIAQFPTVTAQLFEGGRSGSISPFLIFAFLAVIVLLILFISFMERAQRRLLIQYPKRASQRGMMQADRSHLPLKINTAGVIPPIFASSLLLLPLTITQFAQNSISTDSAVGGALVTLNQYLQHGQPIYLTLYAIGIVFFAFFYTAVVFNPEETADNLKKNGGFIPGIRPGKRTADYLDYVLTRITVIGAAYLALVCVLPEWVIAQTGLPFFLGGTSLLIVVNVTVDTIAQIQSHLLAHQYGDLIKKAKLKGRLR; this is encoded by the coding sequence ATGGCATCACGCGCCGACAATATTGCGAGCAACATGTCCCTTGCCAATTTCGGCAAGGCGACGGAGCTTAAGCAGCGCATCTGGTTCACGCTGGGTGCGCTTATCGTTTTCCGGTTCCTGAGCTTCGTTCCGCTTCCCGGCGTGAACCCGCTGATCCTTCAGGATCTCTACGCGCAGACGCGTGGCGGCGTGCTCGACCTGTTCAACACATTCTCGGGCGGCAGCCTTGAGCGGATGAGTCTCATCGCGCTCGGCATCATGCCCTATATCACGGCATCTATCGTCGTTCAGCTTGGTGCGGCGCTGCACCCCTCGCTCGCCGCCTTGAAAAAGGAAGGCGAAAGCGGGCGCAAGAAGCTGAACCAGTATACCCGGTACGGCACTGTCGGCCTGACCGCGGTGCAGGGATATTTCCTTGCGGTCGGCCTTGAAACCTTTTCAGCGTCGAGCGGCCTTCACGCGGTTGTCGTGCCGGGCCTGATGTTCCGCATCGGCGCGGTGATCAGCCTTGTCGGCGGCACGATGTTCCTGCTGTGGCTGGGCGAACAGATCACGTCGCGCGGCATCGGCAACGGCGTTTCGCTGATCATCATGGCGGGCATCATCGCCCAGTTCCCGACCGTAACGGCACAGCTGTTCGAAGGTGGCCGCTCGGGCTCGATCTCGCCGTTCCTGATCTTTGCGTTTCTTGCGGTGATCGTTCTGCTGATCCTCTTCATCTCGTTCATGGAGCGTGCGCAGCGCCGGTTGCTGATCCAGTATCCCAAGCGCGCCAGCCAGCGCGGCATGATGCAGGCGGATCGTTCGCACCTGCCGCTGAAGATCAACACCGCGGGCGTTATCCCGCCGATCTTCGCGTCGTCACTGCTTCTGCTGCCGCTGACGATCACGCAATTCGCGCAGAACTCGATCAGCACCGATAGTGCGGTCGGCGGCGCGCTGGTTACGTTGAACCAGTATCTTCAGCATGGTCAGCCGATTTATCTGACGCTTTACGCCATTGGCATCGTGTTCTTCGCATTCTTCTACACCGCGGTTGTCTTTAACCCGGAAGAAACGGCGGATAACCTGAAGAAGAACGGCGGTTTCATCCCCGGTATCCGTCCGGGCAAGCGCACCGCCGATTACCTCGATTACGTTCTGACGCGCATCACCGTGATCGGTGCGGCCTATCTGGCGCTGGTCTGCGTTCTGCCGGAATGGGTCATCGCCCAGACGGGCCTGCCGTTCTTCCTTGGCGGCACCAGCCTGCTGATCGTCGTGAACGTCACCGTCGATACGATCGCCCAGATTCAAAGCCACCTGCTGGCGCACCAGTATGGCGATCTTATCAAAAAGGCTAAGTTGAAGGGGCGGCTGCGCTGA
- a CDS encoding adenylate kinase, which yields MNIILLGPPGAGKGTQSQRLVDKYGMRQLSTGDMLRAAVKAQTAVGLQAKAVMDAGELVSDTIVSALISEELAGMAPSTGAIFDGYPRTEAQALMLDEILSQHGRTLAHVIELEVNEDALVERITGRFTCASCGKGYHDTFEQPKQPGVCDKCGSTEFKRRPDDNEETVRTRMAEYRAKTAPILPVYEARGIVSRVDGMADIDEVTAAICKILDS from the coding sequence GTGAACATTATCCTCCTCGGCCCTCCGGGCGCAGGCAAGGGCACACAGTCGCAGCGTCTGGTCGACAAGTATGGCATGCGCCAGCTTTCCACCGGCGACATGCTGCGCGCGGCGGTCAAGGCGCAGACGGCGGTCGGCCTTCAGGCCAAGGCCGTGATGGATGCGGGCGAACTGGTGTCGGACACCATCGTCTCCGCTTTGATCAGCGAAGAGCTGGCGGGTATGGCGCCCAGCACCGGCGCGATCTTCGACGGCTATCCCCGCACCGAAGCACAGGCGCTGATGCTGGACGAGATCCTGTCGCAGCATGGCCGCACCCTGGCTCATGTGATCGAGCTTGAGGTGAACGAAGACGCGTTGGTCGAGCGGATCACCGGGCGCTTTACCTGCGCCAGCTGTGGCAAGGGCTATCACGACACGTTCGAACAGCCCAAGCAGCCGGGCGTGTGCGACAAGTGCGGCAGCACCGAGTTCAAGCGCCGCCCCGATGATAACGAGGAAACCGTGCGGACCCGCATGGCCGAATATCGCGCCAAGACCGCGCCGATCCTGCCGGTCTACGAAGCGCGCGGCATTGTCAGCCGCGTCGACGGCATGGCCGACATCGATGAGGTGACGGCGGCCATCTGCAAGATCCTCGATTCCTGA
- the gdhA gene encoding NADP-specific glutamate dehydrogenase, whose translation MAVSDHVDLPTFMEGVKRRNPHQDEFVQAVQEVAEDIFDFIADKEEYHEQQILRRIAEPDRVVSFRVCWEDDSGNIRVQRGWRVQNNNAIGPYKGGIRFHPSVTESVLKFLAFEQTFKNALTGLPMGGGKGGSNFNPKGKSVREIMRFCQSFMTELYRHIGADTDVPAGDIGVGGREIGYMFGQYKRITNQFTGVLTGKGLEWGGSLIRTEATGYGAVYFLDNMLKHKSNSLDGKVAVISGSGNVATHAAEKILYLGGKPVTLSDSGGFIHDPEGLTQEKIDWVKAHKTHRRGRISDYAQEFTGATFYEGKTPWNVPCDVALPCATQNELLGDDARALVANGCIAVSEGANMPSNLEAVHVFKDAKILFAPGKAANAGGVAVSGLEMSQNSARRAWKEEELQVLLRDIMDGIHDRCLTYGEMGGGYTDYVRGANIAGFKKVADAMLAFGVV comes from the coding sequence ATGGCCGTTTCCGATCACGTCGACCTGCCGACGTTCATGGAGGGTGTAAAGCGCCGCAACCCGCACCAAGATGAATTCGTCCAGGCCGTGCAGGAAGTGGCCGAAGACATTTTCGACTTCATCGCGGACAAGGAAGAATACCACGAACAGCAAATCCTGCGCCGCATTGCAGAGCCCGATCGCGTCGTATCGTTCCGCGTCTGCTGGGAAGACGACAGCGGCAATATCCGCGTTCAGCGCGGCTGGCGGGTGCAGAACAACAACGCCATCGGCCCCTACAAGGGCGGTATCCGGTTCCACCCCAGCGTGACGGAAAGCGTTCTGAAGTTCCTCGCGTTCGAGCAGACCTTCAAGAACGCGCTGACCGGGTTGCCGATGGGTGGCGGCAAGGGCGGGTCGAACTTCAACCCCAAGGGCAAGAGCGTGCGCGAGATCATGCGTTTCTGCCAAAGCTTCATGACCGAACTCTATCGCCACATCGGCGCGGATACCGACGTTCCGGCTGGCGACATCGGCGTCGGTGGGCGCGAGATCGGGTACATGTTCGGGCAGTACAAGCGCATCACCAACCAGTTCACCGGCGTACTGACCGGCAAGGGGTTGGAATGGGGCGGATCGCTGATCCGGACCGAGGCGACCGGATACGGCGCGGTCTATTTCCTCGACAATATGCTGAAGCACAAGAGCAACAGCCTCGACGGCAAGGTTGCGGTCATTTCAGGCAGCGGCAACGTGGCGACCCACGCGGCGGAGAAGATCCTGTACCTTGGCGGCAAACCGGTGACGCTGTCGGATTCGGGCGGGTTCATCCACGATCCCGAAGGACTGACGCAAGAGAAGATCGACTGGGTCAAGGCGCACAAGACGCACCGTCGCGGGCGGATCAGCGACTATGCGCAGGAATTCACCGGGGCGACTTTCTACGAGGGCAAGACGCCGTGGAACGTTCCGTGCGATGTCGCGCTGCCCTGCGCGACGCAGAACGAGTTGCTGGGCGACGATGCCCGTGCGCTGGTCGCCAACGGCTGCATCGCGGTGTCCGAAGGGGCGAACATGCCCTCCAACCTCGAGGCCGTGCACGTCTTCAAGGATGCGAAGATCCTGTTCGCGCCGGGCAAGGCGGCGAACGCGGGCGGGGTCGCCGTTTCGGGGCTGGAAATGAGCCAGAACTCGGCACGGCGCGCGTGGAAGGAAGAAGAGCTCCAGGTCCTGCTGCGCGACATCATGGATGGCATCCACGATCGCTGCCTGACCTATGGCGAAATGGGCGGCGGCTACACCGACTATGTGCGCGGCGCGAACATTGCGGGGTTCAAGAAGGTGGCCGACGCGATGCTGGCATTCGGCGTGGTCTGA
- a CDS encoding SDR family oxidoreductase codes for MDFGIAGRKAIVCGSSRGLGRGCAEALAAEGCTVVVNGIDPDRLTRTADEIARQTGATMIPVAADVTTPDGRAALMAAMPDPDILVTNAAGPPPGDFRQIDNAALHLGVEMNMATPIALVQAVIDGMIERGWGRIVNITSASVMTSIVGLDLSSGARAGLTAFLGGVARQVAPHGVTINHLLPGMFDTDRQTSLNRTTAEKQGITFDRAVANRVAGIPVGRLADPSEFGAACAFLCSDKAGFITGQSLLMDGGAFASNF; via the coding sequence TTGGATTTTGGGATAGCGGGCCGCAAGGCCATCGTCTGCGGGTCGAGCCGGGGGCTTGGCCGCGGCTGTGCCGAGGCTTTGGCGGCAGAGGGTTGCACCGTGGTCGTCAACGGGATCGACCCCGACCGGCTGACGCGCACGGCTGACGAAATCGCCAGGCAGACGGGCGCGACGATGATTCCCGTCGCAGCCGACGTGACCACGCCCGATGGCCGCGCGGCGCTGATGGCCGCCATGCCCGACCCCGATATCCTGGTGACCAATGCCGCCGGTCCGCCGCCCGGCGATTTCCGCCAGATCGATAATGCGGCCCTGCATCTGGGCGTGGAAATGAACATGGCCACGCCGATCGCGCTTGTTCAGGCTGTGATCGACGGGATGATCGAGCGCGGCTGGGGGCGGATCGTCAATATTACCTCGGCCTCTGTCATGACCTCTATCGTGGGGCTGGACCTGTCCAGCGGGGCACGGGCCGGGCTGACCGCATTCCTTGGCGGCGTGGCGCGGCAGGTTGCACCGCACGGCGTAACTATCAATCACCTGCTTCCGGGGATGTTCGATACCGATCGGCAAACCTCACTCAACCGCACGACGGCAGAGAAGCAGGGCATCACGTTCGATCGGGCGGTTGCCAACCGGGTCGCCGGAATTCCGGTGGGCAGGCTGGCCGATCCGTCGGAATTCGGCGCGGCCTGCGCCTTCCTGTGCAGCGACAAGGCGGGGTTCATTACCGGGCAAAGCCTGCTGATGGACGGGGGCGCCTTTGCCAGCAATTTCTGA